The Lepisosteus oculatus isolate fLepOcu1 chromosome 4, fLepOcu1.hap2, whole genome shotgun sequence genome window below encodes:
- the nisch gene encoding nischarin isoform X8: MESSVFSEDMNEPKKISIVGSELVENYTVYIIEVKVGDHQWTLKHRYSDFHDLHEKLTAEKKIDKNLLPPKKIIGKNSKTLVEKRQKELEAYLQTLLLKFPVVAPKVLSCFLHFHLYEINGITAALAEELFHKGEQLLAAGQVFLLRPMQLYAITQQLRLAKPTCANGDAKADLGHILDFTCRLKYLKIPGSRGTVGTSNIQEHLLPFDLSVFKSLLHIEIAHCDFKQINGLPSLKQTLATMSIHYSASSMKEVLVPEALEFAQWEAEGVASGSPVTAIIPTWKTLTTLDMSHNRISCIDESVKSIPKVEFLDISHNELSVVGNLQHLYNLIHLDLSYNKIAVLEGVHTKVGNIKTLNLAGNLIEDLSGLNKLYSLVNLDLSNNKLAQLHEIKNIGSLPCLEKLSLLNNPLSIIPDYRTKVLAQFWDRASEVCLDSIVTTEKELDTIEVLKAIQKAKAAKDRMSNNEKKISEESALSAAGSKSICCSSAARPSSPSLSPSASSSQGNQK; the protein is encoded by the exons atggagtCTTCCGTGTTTTCCGAAGATATGAACGAACCGAAGAAGATCTCCATAGTGGGGTCTGAGCTGGTGGAGAACTACACG GTTTACATAATTGAGGTGAAGGTTGGGGACCACCAGTGGACACTCAAGCACCGCTATAGTGATTTTCATGATCTACACGAAAAG CTTACTGCAGAAAAGAAGATAGACAAGAATCTGCTTCCGCCTAAGAAGATCATTGGTAAAAATTCTAAAACTTTGGTGGAGAAGAGGCAGAAAGAGCTTGAGGCCTATCTACAGACTCTGCTGCTCAAGTTCCCTGTGGTTGCTCCAAAAGTCTTATCCTGTTTTCTTCATTTCCACTTATAT GAAATCAATGGAATCACAGCAGCACTGGCAGAAGAGCTATTTCACAAAG GAGAACAGCTGCTTGCAGCAGGACAGGTTTTCCTTCTGCGGCCCATGCAGTTATATGCCATCACTCAGCAGCTGAGACTGGCCAAACCTACATGTGCTAATGGAGACGCCAAGGCTGACCTTGGGCATATACTGGATTTTACATGCAGACTCAAATATCTGAAG ATCCCAGGCTCTAGAGGCACTGTGGGTACTAGCAACATTCAGGAGCACCTTCTCCCATTTGACTTATCAGTGTTTAAATCATTGCTTCACATAGAG ATTGCCCACTGTGATTTCAAACAGATAAATGGACTTCCATCTTTAAAACAGACCTTGGCTACAATGAGTATTCATTACTCAGCATCATCAATGAAG GAGGTACTTGTCCCAGAAGCATTGGAATTTGCACAGTGGGAAGCTGAGGGAGTTGCATCAGGCAGCCCAGTCACTGCCATTATACCAACCTGGAAAACCCTGACAACACTTGACATGAGTCATAATCGGATATCTTGCATTGATGAGTCTGTG AAATCGATACCAAAAGTTGAATTCCTTGATATAAGTCACAATGAGCTGTCTGTGGTTGGGAATCTGCAG CACTTGTATAACCTGATTCACCTGGATCTGTCTTATAATAAGATTGCAGTGCTAGAAGGTGTTCACACCAAGGTGGGGAACATTAAAACTCTTAATCTGGCAGGCAATCTAATAGAGGACCTGTCTGGTCTAAATAAACTGTACTCTCTTGTCAACCTGGACTTAAGCAACAACAAGCTGGCTCAG cttcatgaaattaaaaatataggGAGCTTACCATGTTTGGAAAAGCTGTCACTCCTCAACAACCCTTTGAGTATAATTCCAGATTACAGAACCAAGGTTCTGGCACAGTTTTGGGACCGGGCTTCTGAG GTATGCTTGGACAGCATTGTGACAACAGAGAAAGAGCTTGACACTATAGAGGTGTTGAAAGCCATTCAAAAAGCCAAAGCTGCAAAAGACAGAATGTCcaacaatgaaaaaaag
- the nisch gene encoding nischarin isoform X11, whose translation MESSVFSEDMNEPKKISIVGSELVENYTVYIIEVKVGDHQWTLKHRYSDFHDLHEKLTAEKKIDKNLLPPKKIIGKNSKTLVEKRQKELEAYLQTLLLKFPVVAPKVLSCFLHFHLYEINGITAALAEELFHKGEQLLAAGQVFLLRPMQLYAITQQLRLAKPTCANGDAKADLGHILDFTCRLKYLKIPGSRGTVGTSNIQEHLLPFDLSVFKSLLHIEIAHCDFKQINGLPSLKQTLATMSIHYSASSMKEVLVPEALEFAQWEAEGVASGSPVTAIIPTWKTLTTLDMSHNRISCIDESVKSIPKVEFLDISHNELSVVGNLQHLYNLIHLDLSYNKIAVLEGVHTKVGNIKTLNLAGNLIEDLSGLNKLYSLVNLDLSNNKLAQLHEIKNIGSLPCLEKLSLLNNPLSIIPDYRTKVLAQFWDRASEVCLDSIVTTEKELDTIEVLKAIQKAKAAKDRMSNNEKKK comes from the exons atggagtCTTCCGTGTTTTCCGAAGATATGAACGAACCGAAGAAGATCTCCATAGTGGGGTCTGAGCTGGTGGAGAACTACACG GTTTACATAATTGAGGTGAAGGTTGGGGACCACCAGTGGACACTCAAGCACCGCTATAGTGATTTTCATGATCTACACGAAAAG CTTACTGCAGAAAAGAAGATAGACAAGAATCTGCTTCCGCCTAAGAAGATCATTGGTAAAAATTCTAAAACTTTGGTGGAGAAGAGGCAGAAAGAGCTTGAGGCCTATCTACAGACTCTGCTGCTCAAGTTCCCTGTGGTTGCTCCAAAAGTCTTATCCTGTTTTCTTCATTTCCACTTATAT GAAATCAATGGAATCACAGCAGCACTGGCAGAAGAGCTATTTCACAAAG GAGAACAGCTGCTTGCAGCAGGACAGGTTTTCCTTCTGCGGCCCATGCAGTTATATGCCATCACTCAGCAGCTGAGACTGGCCAAACCTACATGTGCTAATGGAGACGCCAAGGCTGACCTTGGGCATATACTGGATTTTACATGCAGACTCAAATATCTGAAG ATCCCAGGCTCTAGAGGCACTGTGGGTACTAGCAACATTCAGGAGCACCTTCTCCCATTTGACTTATCAGTGTTTAAATCATTGCTTCACATAGAG ATTGCCCACTGTGATTTCAAACAGATAAATGGACTTCCATCTTTAAAACAGACCTTGGCTACAATGAGTATTCATTACTCAGCATCATCAATGAAG GAGGTACTTGTCCCAGAAGCATTGGAATTTGCACAGTGGGAAGCTGAGGGAGTTGCATCAGGCAGCCCAGTCACTGCCATTATACCAACCTGGAAAACCCTGACAACACTTGACATGAGTCATAATCGGATATCTTGCATTGATGAGTCTGTG AAATCGATACCAAAAGTTGAATTCCTTGATATAAGTCACAATGAGCTGTCTGTGGTTGGGAATCTGCAG CACTTGTATAACCTGATTCACCTGGATCTGTCTTATAATAAGATTGCAGTGCTAGAAGGTGTTCACACCAAGGTGGGGAACATTAAAACTCTTAATCTGGCAGGCAATCTAATAGAGGACCTGTCTGGTCTAAATAAACTGTACTCTCTTGTCAACCTGGACTTAAGCAACAACAAGCTGGCTCAG cttcatgaaattaaaaatataggGAGCTTACCATGTTTGGAAAAGCTGTCACTCCTCAACAACCCTTTGAGTATAATTCCAGATTACAGAACCAAGGTTCTGGCACAGTTTTGGGACCGGGCTTCTGAG GTATGCTTGGACAGCATTGTGACAACAGAGAAAGAGCTTGACACTATAGAGGTGTTGAAAGCCATTCAAAAAGCCAAAGCTGCAAAAGACAGAATGTCcaacaatgaaaaaaag
- the nisch gene encoding nischarin isoform X9 has protein sequence MESSVFSEDMNEPKKISIVGSELVENYTVYIIEVKVGDHQWTLKHRYSDFHDLHEKLTAEKKIDKNLLPPKKIIGKNSKTLVEKRQKELEAYLQTLLLKFPVVAPKVLSCFLHFHLYEINGITAALAEELFHKGEQLLAAGQVFLLRPMQLYAITQQLRLAKPTCANGDAKADLGHILDFTCRLKYLKIPGSRGTVGTSNIQEHLLPFDLSVFKSLLHIEIAHCDFKQINGLPSLKQTLATMSIHYSASSMKEVLVPEALEFAQWEAEGVASGSPVTAIIPTWKTLTTLDMSHNRISCIDESVKSIPKVEFLDISHNELSVVGNLQHLYNLIHLDLSYNKIAVLEGVHTKVGNIKTLNLAGNLIEDLSGLNKLYSLVNLDLSNNKLAQLHEIKNIGSLPCLEKLSLLNNPLSIIPDYRTKVLAQFWDRASEVCLDSIVTTEKELDTIEVLKAIQKAKAAKDRMSNNEKKMQPFKMHGTSLYRGQLRVRHRTIL, from the exons atggagtCTTCCGTGTTTTCCGAAGATATGAACGAACCGAAGAAGATCTCCATAGTGGGGTCTGAGCTGGTGGAGAACTACACG GTTTACATAATTGAGGTGAAGGTTGGGGACCACCAGTGGACACTCAAGCACCGCTATAGTGATTTTCATGATCTACACGAAAAG CTTACTGCAGAAAAGAAGATAGACAAGAATCTGCTTCCGCCTAAGAAGATCATTGGTAAAAATTCTAAAACTTTGGTGGAGAAGAGGCAGAAAGAGCTTGAGGCCTATCTACAGACTCTGCTGCTCAAGTTCCCTGTGGTTGCTCCAAAAGTCTTATCCTGTTTTCTTCATTTCCACTTATAT GAAATCAATGGAATCACAGCAGCACTGGCAGAAGAGCTATTTCACAAAG GAGAACAGCTGCTTGCAGCAGGACAGGTTTTCCTTCTGCGGCCCATGCAGTTATATGCCATCACTCAGCAGCTGAGACTGGCCAAACCTACATGTGCTAATGGAGACGCCAAGGCTGACCTTGGGCATATACTGGATTTTACATGCAGACTCAAATATCTGAAG ATCCCAGGCTCTAGAGGCACTGTGGGTACTAGCAACATTCAGGAGCACCTTCTCCCATTTGACTTATCAGTGTTTAAATCATTGCTTCACATAGAG ATTGCCCACTGTGATTTCAAACAGATAAATGGACTTCCATCTTTAAAACAGACCTTGGCTACAATGAGTATTCATTACTCAGCATCATCAATGAAG GAGGTACTTGTCCCAGAAGCATTGGAATTTGCACAGTGGGAAGCTGAGGGAGTTGCATCAGGCAGCCCAGTCACTGCCATTATACCAACCTGGAAAACCCTGACAACACTTGACATGAGTCATAATCGGATATCTTGCATTGATGAGTCTGTG AAATCGATACCAAAAGTTGAATTCCTTGATATAAGTCACAATGAGCTGTCTGTGGTTGGGAATCTGCAG CACTTGTATAACCTGATTCACCTGGATCTGTCTTATAATAAGATTGCAGTGCTAGAAGGTGTTCACACCAAGGTGGGGAACATTAAAACTCTTAATCTGGCAGGCAATCTAATAGAGGACCTGTCTGGTCTAAATAAACTGTACTCTCTTGTCAACCTGGACTTAAGCAACAACAAGCTGGCTCAG cttcatgaaattaaaaatataggGAGCTTACCATGTTTGGAAAAGCTGTCACTCCTCAACAACCCTTTGAGTATAATTCCAGATTACAGAACCAAGGTTCTGGCACAGTTTTGGGACCGGGCTTCTGAG GTATGCTTGGACAGCATTGTGACAACAGAGAAAGAGCTTGACACTATAGAGGTGTTGAAAGCCATTCAAAAAGCCAAAGCTGCAAAAGACAGAATGTCcaacaatgaaaaaaag
- the nisch gene encoding nischarin isoform X10 has product MESSVFSEDMNEPKKISIVGSELVENYTVYIIEVKVGDHQWTLKHRYSDFHDLHEKLTAEKKIDKNLLPPKKIIGKNSKTLVEKRQKELEAYLQTLLLKFPVVAPKVLSCFLHFHLYEINGITAALAEELFHKGEQLLAAGQVFLLRPMQLYAITQQLRLAKPTCANGDAKADLGHILDFTCRLKYLKIPGSRGTVGTSNIQEHLLPFDLSVFKSLLHIEIAHCDFKQINGLPSLKQTLATMSIHYSASSMKEVLVPEALEFAQWEAEGVASGSPVTAIIPTWKTLTTLDMSHNRISCIDESVKSIPKVEFLDISHNELSVVGNLQHLYNLIHLDLSYNKIAVLEGVHTKVGNIKTLNLAGNLIEDLSGLNKLYSLVNLDLSNNKLAQLHEIKNIGSLPCLEKLSLLNNPLSIIPDYRTKVLAQFWDRASEVCLDSIVTTEKELDTIEVLKAIQKAKAAKDRMSNNEKKVAVCVENVNPPVPSFYSNC; this is encoded by the exons atggagtCTTCCGTGTTTTCCGAAGATATGAACGAACCGAAGAAGATCTCCATAGTGGGGTCTGAGCTGGTGGAGAACTACACG GTTTACATAATTGAGGTGAAGGTTGGGGACCACCAGTGGACACTCAAGCACCGCTATAGTGATTTTCATGATCTACACGAAAAG CTTACTGCAGAAAAGAAGATAGACAAGAATCTGCTTCCGCCTAAGAAGATCATTGGTAAAAATTCTAAAACTTTGGTGGAGAAGAGGCAGAAAGAGCTTGAGGCCTATCTACAGACTCTGCTGCTCAAGTTCCCTGTGGTTGCTCCAAAAGTCTTATCCTGTTTTCTTCATTTCCACTTATAT GAAATCAATGGAATCACAGCAGCACTGGCAGAAGAGCTATTTCACAAAG GAGAACAGCTGCTTGCAGCAGGACAGGTTTTCCTTCTGCGGCCCATGCAGTTATATGCCATCACTCAGCAGCTGAGACTGGCCAAACCTACATGTGCTAATGGAGACGCCAAGGCTGACCTTGGGCATATACTGGATTTTACATGCAGACTCAAATATCTGAAG ATCCCAGGCTCTAGAGGCACTGTGGGTACTAGCAACATTCAGGAGCACCTTCTCCCATTTGACTTATCAGTGTTTAAATCATTGCTTCACATAGAG ATTGCCCACTGTGATTTCAAACAGATAAATGGACTTCCATCTTTAAAACAGACCTTGGCTACAATGAGTATTCATTACTCAGCATCATCAATGAAG GAGGTACTTGTCCCAGAAGCATTGGAATTTGCACAGTGGGAAGCTGAGGGAGTTGCATCAGGCAGCCCAGTCACTGCCATTATACCAACCTGGAAAACCCTGACAACACTTGACATGAGTCATAATCGGATATCTTGCATTGATGAGTCTGTG AAATCGATACCAAAAGTTGAATTCCTTGATATAAGTCACAATGAGCTGTCTGTGGTTGGGAATCTGCAG CACTTGTATAACCTGATTCACCTGGATCTGTCTTATAATAAGATTGCAGTGCTAGAAGGTGTTCACACCAAGGTGGGGAACATTAAAACTCTTAATCTGGCAGGCAATCTAATAGAGGACCTGTCTGGTCTAAATAAACTGTACTCTCTTGTCAACCTGGACTTAAGCAACAACAAGCTGGCTCAG cttcatgaaattaaaaatataggGAGCTTACCATGTTTGGAAAAGCTGTCACTCCTCAACAACCCTTTGAGTATAATTCCAGATTACAGAACCAAGGTTCTGGCACAGTTTTGGGACCGGGCTTCTGAG GTATGCTTGGACAGCATTGTGACAACAGAGAAAGAGCTTGACACTATAGAGGTGTTGAAAGCCATTCAAAAAGCCAAAGCTGCAAAAGACAGAATGTCcaacaatgaaaaaaag